Proteins encoded by one window of Candidatus Odinarchaeum yellowstonii:
- a CDS encoding V-type ATP synthase subunit F has translation MKITAVADEDTVLGLKLAGVNETYIVNTPLEAESKIRELSTRSDVGLIIITEQLGSKIRKLIQDIIRKGVPIILEIPDKTGALKEAEDPIRELVKKAVGVDIKIGKHR, from the coding sequence ATGAAAATTACAGCTGTAGCAGATGAGGATACAGTGTTAGGATTAAAACTAGCCGGTGTAAATGAGACATATATAGTAAATACACCTCTCGAAGCTGAGAGTAAAATCAGAGAGTTATCAACCCGCTCTGATGTAGGGCTTATAATAATAACCGAGCAATTAGGCTCTAAAATAAGAAAACTCATACAGGACATAATAAGAAAAGGGGTACCCATAATCTTAGAAATACCTGATAAAACAGGCGCGTTAAAAGAAGCCGAAGACCCGATAAGAGAGCTTGTTAAAAAAGCTGTAGGAGTGGATATCAAAATAGGTAAACACAGGTGA
- a CDS encoding adenylosuccinate synthetase has product MTCSVIVGGHFGDEGKGKIISYLALSDNPSIVARSGVGPNAGHTVEYKGVSYKLRMLPSGFIAEKARILIGPGVLVNPTVLFSELELTKIYDRLGVDGHCAIIEPKHIELDKQDAHLSGKVGTTGTGCGPANVDRVKRISKLAQDLPELAKFITDVPLEVNEALDRGETVLIEGTQGTFISLYHFYSWPYCTSKDVCAAAACSDVGVGPTKVDDVYVVFKSYTTRVGGGPLPNELSEEEARARGWLEVGTVTGRKRRASPFNFELAKRAVMLNGATQVALTKLDVVFPGAKGVKKYEDLPRDAKEFVEKIEDYVKAPVTLLGIGPSAEEIIDLRCEKL; this is encoded by the coding sequence TTGACGTGTTCAGTAATTGTAGGCGGGCACTTCGGGGATGAAGGTAAAGGTAAGATAATATCCTACCTAGCTTTAAGCGATAATCCTTCAATTGTAGCTAGATCTGGTGTTGGACCTAACGCAGGTCATACTGTTGAATATAAAGGTGTTTCTTATAAGCTTAGGATGCTTCCAAGCGGCTTTATAGCTGAAAAAGCTAGAATCCTTATCGGGCCCGGAGTTTTAGTCAATCCAACGGTGCTTTTCTCAGAGCTGGAATTAACCAAAATATATGATCGCCTTGGTGTTGACGGTCACTGCGCTATAATTGAACCTAAACATATTGAATTAGATAAACAGGACGCGCATTTAAGCGGTAAAGTTGGAACCACGGGAACAGGGTGCGGACCGGCTAACGTGGACCGTGTTAAACGCATTTCAAAACTAGCTCAAGATTTACCTGAATTAGCTAAATTCATCACAGACGTTCCTTTAGAAGTCAACGAGGCTTTAGATAGAGGAGAAACCGTATTAATTGAAGGAACTCAAGGAACATTCATCTCGCTTTACCATTTCTATTCATGGCCTTACTGCACTAGTAAAGATGTGTGCGCTGCCGCAGCATGTTCTGATGTAGGTGTGGGTCCCACAAAAGTGGATGACGTATACGTGGTTTTCAAATCTTACACTACGAGAGTCGGCGGCGGACCTTTACCAAACGAGTTAAGCGAGGAAGAGGCTAGAGCGCGCGGCTGGTTAGAGGTTGGAACAGTTACAGGCCGTAAAAGAAGAGCTTCACCATTCAATTTTGAACTAGCTAAAAGAGCTGTGATGTTAAACGGCGCCACACAAGTAGCTCTCACCAAATTAGATGTAGTTTTCCCTGGAGCTAAGGGTGTTAAAAAATATGAGGATTTACCTAGGGACGCTAAAGAATTCGTAGAAAAAATTGAGGATTACGTTAAGGCCCCTGTTACACTACTAGGTATAGGCCCGTCTGCTGAGGAGATAATAGATCTCAGATGTGAGAAGCTTTAA
- a CDS encoding CTP synthase, whose product MVKYVFVTGGVMSGIGKGITAASIGKLFQFRGYSVDIIKIDPYLNVDPGVLNPIEHGEVFVTEEVWDFTPVPNVIFRISEIDQDFGTYERFLDKNIHPRNNITSGQIFLSVLLKERRGEFLGRTVQIVPHITDEIKKRIRLVAEKSNADIIIVELGGTIGDIEGMPFVEAIRQLSLEEGRKNSAIVHVAYVPFLSKVGQLKTKPAQHSVKTLQSLGLQPDIVVGRADIPLTDDVRAKIAMYCNVPEYAVISSSYIDIVYEMPLNFESQGLGDTLCRILELPIKAPDTSQWVDMTKLFKSANKTVNIAMPGKYCAIIDSYISINEALKHAGAHLGAKVNIKWIDTLQFEQNPQTLSMLKQFDGILLTPGFGFRGVEGMILTAQFAYEQRIPFLGICFGAQLMFVAFCRKALNLPKANSTEVDPNTPDPVVDLLPEQKQLVEKGGTMKLGGHRIFIKKGTRLYEAYKRDVVVERFRHRFHIINEYAEKAESKGLTVSSYDESGSIINSIEINNGNWMVGVQFHPEFKSRPNSPSPVYYEFIKQALKRREFEPPQISFG is encoded by the coding sequence ATGGTTAAATATGTTTTTGTAACCGGCGGTGTGATGTCTGGTATCGGTAAAGGCATCACAGCCGCCTCTATCGGTAAATTATTCCAATTTAGAGGCTACTCAGTTGATATAATAAAAATCGACCCTTATCTTAACGTTGACCCTGGAGTGTTAAACCCCATCGAGCACGGCGAGGTCTTTGTTACAGAAGAAGTCTGGGATTTCACACCTGTACCTAACGTTATATTCCGAATTTCCGAGATTGATCAAGATTTTGGTACCTATGAACGGTTTCTAGATAAGAACATTCACCCGCGTAATAATATCACCAGCGGTCAGATATTTCTATCAGTTTTACTCAAGGAGCGCCGCGGGGAATTTTTAGGTAGGACTGTTCAAATAGTTCCTCATATAACTGATGAAATAAAAAAGCGGATTCGCCTCGTGGCTGAAAAAAGTAACGCTGATATAATAATAGTTGAGCTAGGGGGGACGATAGGAGATATTGAAGGCATGCCTTTTGTTGAAGCTATACGCCAACTGTCTTTAGAAGAGGGGAGGAAGAATTCAGCTATAGTTCACGTTGCATACGTTCCATTTTTATCTAAAGTCGGTCAGCTTAAAACAAAACCAGCTCAACACAGTGTTAAAACACTTCAAAGCTTAGGGTTACAGCCGGATATAGTGGTCGGTAGAGCTGATATACCTTTGACAGATGATGTTAGAGCTAAAATAGCTATGTACTGTAATGTACCAGAGTACGCTGTAATATCCAGCTCTTACATAGATATTGTATACGAGATGCCGCTTAACTTCGAATCCCAAGGGCTAGGAGATACACTATGTAGAATACTAGAGCTACCTATCAAGGCACCTGACACCTCTCAGTGGGTGGATATGACTAAACTGTTTAAATCAGCTAATAAAACAGTTAACATCGCTATGCCTGGTAAATACTGCGCTATAATCGACAGTTATATCAGTATAAACGAGGCTTTAAAACACGCTGGGGCTCATCTAGGCGCTAAAGTTAACATTAAGTGGATTGACACCCTCCAATTCGAACAGAATCCTCAGACTCTCAGTATGCTGAAACAATTTGATGGAATACTTCTAACACCCGGCTTCGGTTTTAGAGGAGTTGAAGGCATGATTCTAACAGCTCAATTCGCATACGAGCAGAGAATTCCGTTTTTAGGAATCTGCTTCGGTGCTCAACTTATGTTTGTAGCATTTTGTAGAAAAGCGCTTAACCTACCTAAAGCCAATTCCACTGAAGTTGACCCGAATACACCTGACCCCGTAGTGGACCTTCTCCCAGAACAAAAGCAATTAGTGGAGAAAGGGGGCACTATGAAGCTTGGTGGGCACAGAATTTTTATTAAAAAGGGGACAAGACTCTACGAGGCCTATAAACGCGACGTTGTGGTGGAGCGTTTCAGACACCGCTTCCACATAATCAACGAGTACGCTGAAAAAGCGGAGAGTAAAGGTTTAACTGTTTCAAGCTATGATGAAAGCGGCTCAATTATAAACAGCATAGAGATTAATAACGGAAATTGGATGGTTGGTGTGCAATTTCACCCCGAGTTTAAATCTAGACCTAACTCCCCCTCCCCAGTATATTATGAATTTATAAAGCAGGCTTTAAAAAGACGGGAGTTTGAACCCCCGCAAATCTCATTCGGCTGA
- a CDS encoding AIR synthase family protein has protein sequence MLPSIGKIDREVFDKIIYPKLGAPNKNIILGPQHGVDAAVISIDEKKGDVMVIAEDPTFGLPSLIDYFGWAIVHICASDVAVLGVPPKYLTISLLLPPGTDVSLLDKIWSQVHEECKKLNISIIGGHTGVYPGIGYPLNGGCTVIGIGKRDQIKPPSNAKIGDKILLTKGPAVEATGVLAIQAEQTLREALGDRIIEKAKKHIFNMTVVEDALTCARFANAMHDATEGGVVNAVYEIAEASKVGCKIYEDKIIIPEEISAVCNYFQIDPLISISEGTLVLTCPPSNVSIIQEALNKKGIESWEIGEIVKDQRVIVGIDGSKRVLKPVKVDPFWEAYFKSLR, from the coding sequence ATGCTACCGTCAATAGGTAAAATAGATAGAGAAGTATTCGACAAAATAATTTATCCAAAACTCGGAGCACCTAATAAAAACATTATTTTAGGACCTCAACACGGTGTAGACGCGGCTGTTATATCCATAGACGAGAAGAAAGGTGATGTAATGGTTATCGCGGAAGATCCAACATTCGGTCTCCCATCTTTAATCGATTATTTCGGTTGGGCGATCGTTCATATATGTGCAAGTGATGTAGCAGTTTTAGGTGTGCCGCCTAAATATTTAACTATCAGCTTGCTTTTACCCCCAGGAACAGATGTCTCCTTGTTAGATAAAATATGGAGTCAAGTTCACGAAGAGTGTAAAAAACTAAATATCAGTATTATCGGCGGTCATACAGGAGTTTACCCTGGTATAGGCTACCCGCTTAACGGAGGTTGCACAGTTATCGGTATAGGTAAAAGGGATCAAATTAAACCTCCGAGCAACGCTAAAATCGGCGATAAAATTCTTTTAACAAAAGGGCCTGCTGTGGAAGCTACTGGTGTTTTAGCAATCCAAGCAGAGCAAACTTTACGAGAAGCTTTAGGCGATAGAATAATTGAAAAAGCGAAGAAACACATTTTCAATATGACTGTCGTAGAGGATGCTTTAACATGCGCCCGCTTCGCCAACGCGATGCATGACGCTACAGAAGGCGGCGTTGTAAATGCAGTATATGAAATAGCTGAAGCCTCAAAGGTTGGCTGCAAAATATATGAAGATAAGATTATAATTCCAGAGGAGATCTCCGCTGTTTGCAATTATTTTCAAATAGACCCGCTTATATCTATAAGTGAGGGCACTTTAGTTTTAACATGCCCGCCCTCCAACGTCAGCATCATACAGGAGGCTTTAAATAAAAAGGGCATCGAATCTTGGGAGATAGGTGAAATAGTGAAGGATCAACGTGTTATAGTAGGCATCGACGGGTCTAAACGGGTTTTGAAACCTGTTAAAGTCGATCCGTTCTGGGAGGCATACTTTAAATCTTTGCGTTGA
- a CDS encoding NUDIX hydrolase: MLVELSIVWLKLKMTGRVYPSQPVIGVGVVIMKDERILLVKRRNEPGKGKWAIPGGVVQVGERLESAAIREIKEETNLKVTLGDVAGVFDYIEYDERGAIKFHYIIIDFFANSVEGTPQPSSDVEDLTWIDFKEAHRYELTSSTKKLIQKILNSKIRK; encoded by the coding sequence ATGTTAGTAGAATTAAGTATCGTGTGGTTGAAATTAAAAATGACTGGTAGAGTTTACCCATCTCAACCTGTGATAGGCGTCGGCGTGGTTATAATGAAAGATGAGCGTATTCTACTAGTTAAAAGGCGCAATGAACCCGGTAAGGGAAAATGGGCTATCCCTGGCGGTGTGGTGCAGGTTGGTGAAAGATTAGAATCCGCGGCTATCCGCGAGATAAAAGAAGAGACTAATCTTAAAGTAACTTTAGGGGATGTAGCAGGTGTGTTCGATTATATTGAATATGATGAAAGAGGTGCTATTAAATTCCACTATATTATCATAGATTTCTTCGCGAACAGTGTGGAGGGGACTCCTCAACCGTCAAGCGATGTGGAAGACTTAACATGGATTGATTTTAAAGAAGCTCATCGTTATGAACTTACATCATCTACAAAAAAATTAATACAAAAAATTTTAAACTCCAAGATTAGAAAATAA
- the thiC gene encoding phosphomethylpyrimidine synthase, whose protein sequence is MSNLMVEARSGLCSDLIAKIAAEEGIPADKLLRLVGSGKVVIVRNLKRSNVHPIGIGEGLRTKINANVGTSPEVIDYNLEVEKALIAQKYGADTVMDLSTGGDLDYIRREIIKAVTIPVGTVPIYEAAIEAVNKKGAIVSMNEDIIFNTILKQLKDGVDFITVHVGVTKDIVEHLKAHPRKLGMVSRGGVFHASWILHNNKENPLYANFDYLLEIAKEFDITLSLGDGLRPGCIGDATDWAQLRELLTISDLVKRAWGAGVQVMVEGPGHIPLNEIQTNILLQKILCKGAPFYVLGPLVTDIAPGYDHIVGAIGGALAGLYGADFLCYVTPSEHLAIPSKEDVKEGVIASKIAAHAVDIAKGNSKALKKDIDMAKARKELNWEEEFKLALDPEKARAIYNRVKVKNEACTMCGEYCAVKLLSEYLKDESDKKPRC, encoded by the coding sequence ATGTCTAATTTAATGGTTGAAGCCAGATCCGGGTTATGTAGTGATTTGATAGCTAAAATAGCGGCTGAGGAAGGGATTCCAGCTGATAAACTTTTGAGACTAGTAGGATCCGGAAAAGTTGTAATTGTTAGAAATCTTAAACGCTCTAATGTTCACCCTATAGGTATAGGAGAAGGTTTGAGAACCAAGATAAACGCGAATGTAGGCACCTCCCCGGAGGTTATAGATTATAATCTAGAAGTTGAAAAAGCATTGATCGCGCAAAAATACGGTGCGGATACTGTTATGGATCTTAGCACAGGAGGAGATCTAGATTATATTAGAAGAGAGATCATAAAAGCTGTTACCATCCCTGTTGGAACGGTTCCAATTTACGAGGCGGCTATAGAGGCTGTGAATAAGAAAGGCGCAATCGTATCTATGAATGAAGATATAATTTTCAATACTATCCTCAAACAATTAAAGGACGGTGTTGACTTTATAACAGTTCACGTCGGGGTGACTAAAGATATCGTTGAACATTTAAAAGCGCATCCGAGAAAACTTGGCATGGTAAGCAGAGGTGGCGTATTCCACGCTTCATGGATTCTCCATAATAATAAAGAGAACCCTTTATACGCTAACTTCGATTACCTGCTCGAAATAGCTAAAGAATTCGATATAACTTTAAGCCTCGGCGACGGTTTAAGACCGGGTTGTATCGGCGACGCTACAGATTGGGCTCAGCTACGCGAATTATTAACAATATCCGATCTAGTTAAGAGAGCTTGGGGGGCGGGAGTTCAAGTTATGGTGGAGGGCCCTGGTCATATACCACTTAACGAAATACAGACTAATATTCTTCTCCAGAAAATTCTTTGTAAAGGAGCCCCCTTCTATGTTCTAGGTCCTTTAGTCACAGACATCGCCCCTGGATATGATCACATAGTCGGCGCTATAGGCGGGGCTTTAGCCGGCCTTTACGGCGCAGACTTTTTATGTTACGTAACCCCCTCCGAGCATTTAGCTATCCCAAGTAAAGAAGATGTTAAAGAAGGCGTTATCGCCTCTAAGATTGCAGCTCACGCAGTTGACATAGCTAAAGGAAACTCAAAAGCATTGAAAAAAGATATCGACATGGCTAAAGCTAGAAAAGAATTAAATTGGGAGGAAGAATTTAAACTAGCGCTAGACCCAGAGAAGGCTAGGGCGATATATAATCGTGTTAAAGTTAAGAATGAAGCTTGCACTATGTGTGGAGAATATTGCGCTGTTAAACTGCTTTCAGAATATCTTAAAGACGAGTCTGATAAAAAACCTAGATGCTAG
- a CDS encoding ArsR family transcriptional regulator — MVELKVKREEIAKVAKAIGSVTRWEILKLLKDHKMDVSRIAELLKQTEANISAQIKILERAGLIKSTYEPGEHGVRKVCELTVNRIVIEIE; from the coding sequence ATGGTTGAATTAAAAGTTAAACGAGAGGAGATAGCGAAGGTAGCTAAGGCGATAGGGTCAGTTACAAGATGGGAGATATTAAAACTCTTGAAAGATCATAAAATGGACGTGAGCAGAATAGCAGAGCTTTTAAAACAGACTGAAGCTAATATAAGCGCCCAAATAAAAATATTAGAGAGAGCGGGGCTTATTAAATCCACTTATGAACCGGGAGAACATGGTGTTAGAAAAGTCTGCGAGCTAACCGTTAATAGAATTGTAATAGAAATTGAGTGA
- a CDS encoding class I SAM-dependent methyltransferase: MCKKLAVKEDYDKSAIYYDRRYARIQYLKYNMVSRHLPVGGLLFDLGCGTALILKLKKLAEIRYIGVDISSMMIKIALKRRHPHKNFIIGDVEHLPLRKNVAEVISAFTILQNLEDYARFINEVRRVLIEGGLLILSVLKKNLNLNYLKNILERNNLIVERIIEEKDSEDLGLIISSI; encoded by the coding sequence ATGTGTAAAAAACTGGCTGTTAAAGAAGACTATGATAAAAGCGCTATATATTATGATAGGAGATATGCTCGAATTCAATATTTAAAATATAATATGGTTTCGAGACATTTACCTGTAGGCGGGTTACTCTTCGACCTAGGATGCGGGACAGCCCTGATACTTAAGCTGAAAAAATTAGCTGAAATAAGGTATATCGGCGTGGATATTTCAAGTATGATGATTAAAATCGCTTTAAAACGGAGACACCCACACAAGAATTTCATAATAGGGGATGTAGAGCATTTACCTTTAAGAAAAAATGTTGCCGAAGTGATATCTGCGTTCACTATTTTACAAAACCTTGAAGATTACGCGCGTTTCATAAATGAGGTAAGAAGGGTTTTAATCGAAGGGGGTTTATTAATTCTATCAGTTTTGAAAAAAAACCTTAACTTAAATTATTTGAAAAATATTTTAGAGAGAAATAATTTAATTGTAGAGAGAATCATTGAAGAAAAAGACTCCGAGGATCTAGGGTTAATAATCTCTAGCATCTAG
- a CDS encoding V-type ATP synthase subunit A has translation MERVGEIIRIAGPLITAKGIPGVKMYEVCKVGEQELIGEVNRVEGDICYIQVYEETAGIKPGEKVIGTGEPLSVELGPGLIGQIFDGIQRPLPLIKTIAGDFITRGITVPALDRTKKWRFTPTVKKGEKVTGGDQLGTVPETTLVKHIIMVPPNVGGEIVEIASEGEYKIEDPIAKIKTKDGRVTTLTMMQKWPVRKPRPYKSKLPAEVPLITGQRIIDTFFPVAKGGTSGIPGGFGTGKTVTLHQVASWADANIIIYVGCGERGNEMTEVLEKFPTYKDPRTGEPLMNRTVLVANTSNMPVAAREASIYTAITMAEYFRDMGYDVALQADSTSRWAEALRELSGRLEEMPGEEGYPAYLSSRLAEFYERAGRVTTIGSKPRIGSATITGAVSPPGGDFSEPVTQATLRIIKTFWALDSNLSRRRHFPAINWLNSYSLYLETLQKYYEENVSPEWNTLRDKAMALLEEEEKLTEIVQLIGPDALPESERAVLEAARMIREDYLQQSALHPIDTYSPLDKMYRMLKAIITFYEKMRDAVAKGITIREILDLPVVEKIARMKIIPYENKAKMHAEFDQIDKEINEQFLHLELQIRR, from the coding sequence ATGGAAAGAGTTGGAGAGATAATTCGCATAGCCGGTCCTTTAATAACCGCTAAAGGAATACCAGGGGTTAAAATGTATGAAGTATGCAAAGTAGGAGAGCAAGAGTTAATTGGAGAAGTTAACAGAGTTGAAGGTGATATCTGTTATATTCAAGTTTACGAGGAAACCGCGGGTATAAAACCCGGTGAGAAAGTTATAGGAACAGGTGAACCCTTATCCGTGGAGTTAGGACCCGGCTTAATAGGGCAAATATTCGATGGAATACAAAGACCGCTACCGCTCATAAAAACGATAGCAGGGGACTTTATAACCAGGGGGATAACTGTTCCAGCTCTAGATAGAACTAAAAAATGGCGTTTCACCCCAACAGTTAAAAAAGGCGAAAAAGTGACGGGGGGAGACCAGCTTGGAACAGTCCCTGAAACCACATTAGTTAAACACATAATAATGGTTCCGCCGAATGTGGGGGGGGAGATCGTAGAAATAGCTTCAGAAGGCGAATATAAAATAGAGGATCCTATAGCTAAAATAAAAACAAAAGATGGGAGAGTAACCACATTAACAATGATGCAGAAATGGCCTGTAAGAAAACCACGACCATATAAATCTAAACTACCCGCAGAAGTCCCGCTTATAACAGGTCAAAGAATAATAGATACATTCTTCCCAGTAGCTAAAGGAGGGACTTCAGGGATACCAGGGGGATTCGGCACAGGTAAAACTGTAACCTTACACCAAGTTGCCTCATGGGCTGACGCTAATATAATCATATATGTCGGCTGCGGGGAACGAGGCAATGAGATGACGGAGGTTCTTGAAAAATTCCCCACATATAAGGATCCTAGAACAGGCGAGCCCCTCATGAATAGAACTGTTTTAGTAGCGAACACCTCGAATATGCCTGTTGCGGCTAGAGAGGCTAGCATTTACACCGCTATAACTATGGCCGAATACTTCAGGGATATGGGTTATGACGTAGCTCTTCAAGCTGATTCAACTTCTAGATGGGCTGAGGCGCTTAGAGAATTATCAGGTAGATTAGAGGAAATGCCCGGTGAGGAAGGTTACCCAGCTTACTTATCTAGTAGACTAGCTGAATTCTATGAGAGAGCTGGCAGAGTTACCACCATAGGCTCCAAACCTAGGATCGGCTCAGCTACAATAACGGGAGCTGTAAGCCCGCCAGGCGGCGACTTCTCCGAACCGGTTACGCAAGCAACTCTTAGAATAATTAAAACATTCTGGGCTTTAGATTCAAACCTCTCTAGGAGAAGACACTTCCCAGCTATCAACTGGCTTAACAGCTATTCACTCTATCTTGAAACACTACAAAAATATTATGAGGAAAACGTGAGCCCTGAGTGGAACACTCTGAGAGATAAAGCTATGGCTCTTCTAGAAGAAGAGGAGAAATTAACAGAGATCGTTCAACTTATAGGCCCTGACGCTCTTCCAGAATCTGAGAGAGCTGTTCTAGAAGCCGCTAGAATGATTAGAGAAGACTACTTGCAGCAAAGTGCATTACACCCAATTGACACTTATAGCCCACTAGACAAAATGTATAGGATGTTAAAAGCCATAATAACATTCTATGAAAAAATGAGGGATGCTGTAGCTAAAGGAATCACGATCAGAGAGATCTTAGATCTTCCTGTAGTTGAAAAAATAGCTAGAATGAAGATTATACCATACGAGAATAAAGCTAAAATGCACGCTGAATTCGATCAAATAGATAAAGAGATCAATGAACAATTCTTACACTTAGAGCTTCAAATAAGAAGATAA
- a CDS encoding V-type ATP synthase subunit E: MLTQTEPLQFIKNKILNDGQLKATAIVNKAKEDYEKALKEFEENIKRRYETLLENAKSEANQIIERKIAETKVYVNRIILDKKEELIEKAFTKAFEILKNMIKTEKYKKFIENSIYSTAKYIGGGDLTVYVNKETVIEPQTLDKIAEKVTKELGVKTTIKLGKERIQAVGGIIMKNREGDIEVNNTIETLIENAKNTIRSKVAKTLFTS; encoded by the coding sequence TTGCTGACGCAAACAGAACCGCTGCAATTCATCAAGAATAAAATTTTAAACGATGGACAGTTAAAAGCCACAGCGATAGTTAATAAAGCTAAAGAGGATTATGAAAAAGCGCTGAAAGAGTTCGAAGAAAACATAAAAAGAAGATATGAGACATTGCTGGAGAATGCTAAAAGTGAAGCGAATCAAATAATAGAGAGAAAGATCGCGGAAACAAAAGTTTACGTTAACCGTATAATACTAGATAAAAAAGAGGAGTTAATAGAAAAAGCGTTCACAAAAGCTTTTGAAATTTTGAAAAACATGATTAAAACAGAGAAATATAAAAAATTCATAGAGAATTCAATATACTCTACTGCTAAGTATATAGGCGGGGGCGACCTAACAGTTTACGTGAACAAGGAAACCGTGATTGAACCCCAAACACTTGATAAAATAGCTGAAAAAGTTACTAAAGAGTTAGGTGTTAAGACAACGATTAAACTAGGAAAAGAACGTATCCAAGCAGTCGGTGGCATTATAATGAAGAACAGGGAGGGGGATATAGAAGTAAACAATACGATTGAAACATTAATAGAGAACGCTAAAAATACCATTAGATCTAAAGTCGCTAAAACATTGTTTACCTCTTAA
- a CDS encoding phosphomethylpyrimidine kinase, with amino-acid sequence MDEQAQILGALVKAVQIIEQCREFSLIVPEVRVNIVYALPNAKTTEDIAGIDGRLTVVNGYPRAAGLPRFGASDHMARAILEIRKYRPEIRAGINFKYNDQLRKIIAEYAKLNGLSTGCIERANEPEEEKLSIVKSMPWKIKYLKETYGFIPDIFYETAGWGKEPLFVVIGLEPVKVASISVEVAKEYAKTQSNFIKRKV; translated from the coding sequence TTGGATGAGCAGGCTCAAATATTAGGGGCGCTCGTTAAAGCGGTTCAAATCATCGAGCAATGCAGAGAATTCTCTTTAATAGTTCCGGAAGTTAGAGTTAACATTGTATACGCCTTACCCAACGCTAAAACTACGGAGGATATCGCAGGCATTGACGGTAGGCTAACCGTGGTTAACGGTTACCCTAGAGCTGCAGGTTTACCTAGATTTGGGGCCTCAGATCACATGGCTAGAGCTATATTAGAGATTAGAAAATACCGTCCTGAAATAAGAGCCGGCATCAATTTCAAATATAACGATCAATTGAGAAAAATCATAGCCGAGTATGCGAAGCTCAACGGGTTATCTACGGGGTGTATTGAGAGAGCTAACGAGCCTGAGGAGGAGAAGCTGAGCATTGTTAAATCAATGCCTTGGAAGATAAAATATCTTAAAGAGACCTACGGGTTTATACCAGACATTTTCTATGAGACAGCTGGGTGGGGTAAAGAACCCTTATTCGTAGTGATAGGCCTAGAGCCTGTTAAAGTAGCGTCTATCAGTGTTGAAGTTGCGAAGGAATACGCTAAAACTCAATCCAACTTTATAAAACGAAAAGTATAA
- the nucS gene encoding endonuclease NucS encodes MKVNFPSSNNGKVEIINKTNLEDYHPYIEEFLARNHTLIIIGEFKVEYTGRASSNIGLGERFLIIKKDKSFLIHRERGASPLNWQPPGNLIHVAVKNNKLFLKAIRRRPREILLVEFNKIFSLISLNTTDKAEFIMDATEEQMQEAVLRKPEILFKGFKPVSSEKHIKPGFIDVYGFDSEGNPVIVELKRTAATRESVIQLKKYLDSYSSPTDGMSIRGILAAPSITKSAEILLNKLGLEFKKLNPRECAEIVKHSKASKLTEFI; translated from the coding sequence ATGAAAGTTAACTTTCCCTCTTCAAATAATGGTAAAGTAGAGATCATTAATAAAACTAATTTAGAAGACTACCACCCATATATAGAGGAGTTTTTAGCTAGGAATCACACTCTTATAATAATAGGTGAGTTTAAAGTTGAATATACCGGTAGAGCTTCTTCTAATATAGGGTTGGGTGAAAGATTTCTAATTATTAAAAAAGATAAGTCCTTTTTAATTCACCGGGAGAGAGGGGCCTCACCGCTAAACTGGCAGCCGCCTGGAAATTTAATACACGTCGCTGTGAAAAATAATAAACTCTTTTTGAAAGCAATTAGACGAAGGCCGCGTGAAATCCTTCTAGTCGAGTTTAATAAAATCTTCTCGCTAATATCCCTTAACACCACGGATAAAGCTGAATTCATTATGGACGCCACAGAGGAGCAGATGCAGGAGGCGGTTTTAAGGAAACCTGAAATTTTGTTTAAAGGGTTTAAACCTGTCTCATCTGAGAAACATATTAAACCGGGCTTCATCGATGTTTACGGTTTCGACAGTGAGGGTAACCCTGTTATAGTTGAGTTGAAAAGAACAGCTGCTACAAGGGAATCCGTTATACAGCTTAAAAAATATTTAGACTCGTACTCGTCTCCCACCGATGGGATGAGCATTAGAGGTATTCTCGCAGCTCCGTCTATAACTAAGAGCGCTGAAATTTTACTGAATAAGCTGGGTTTAGAGTTTAAAAAATTGAATCCGCGTGAATGTGCGGAAATAGTTAAACACTCTAAGGCTAGTAAGCTTACAGAGTTTATTTAA